From Cucumis melo cultivar AY chromosome 3, USDA_Cmelo_AY_1.0, whole genome shotgun sequence:
TATTGAGTACGTACTTAGTAAAACTCTATACTCCATGATAGTTTACGGACCTATTTAATTATAGGTTCTTCAAGTAACCCATTTAAATAGCCAACTAATATAAGTAACCAAACACATCTTGATCATCAGAAATTAATTACTTACTCGTTCTAACTTCATATACATTAAGCTACACATTTGATGTCTTCCTAAATCATGTCTGAATTACCGATTTTCAGTTATTTGGACCATTGTTTTCATGTTCATAAATGCGTAACCTGTTCACCTCCTGTTCTCTCTCATTTGTATATTCTTTTAACATAAAATTATCGGAGTTTTATCTGTATGCCTTGAACTGTTGAGAGCATATTTGGAAATAGAGAGCCACTATCTGTGTTTTATTGAGTCTTGGTTCAATTCATCTATGGAAAAATAGCTTCCATACTTTAAACATTTTCTAAAGAGTAAGTTTGGGGAAAACAATTGTCCATTCTTGTaaactaaaaaacaaacaaGTTCCTATACTATAGTGGCTTATAACATAGGTTAACTGAATTTTTGTTATTGTAAATGAAGTTGTTTCTTTTACAAAACAACTCACCACACAAGTCACCACATAAAACTTCTAATTGAGTTCGATTTGAGTAATAGCTTGGTGCATAAAGTTTGCTTAGTAGATATAAGTTACAATATTCTTTATGCCCTTtgtgcttttctttttttaatggaAAAGTAATATTAGAATAAGAATGTTCCTTTTACATATATGTTTTACAAAGAACCATATGAAACTATTAAATTCCGCGTTTATGCACTAAAAACATGATATCAACCCTTCTTTTGAGCAAAAGTTTATGCACtagtttaatattttttatttaattccaCGTTTATGCactaatttcattttttgtatttcgaACATTAGTCTGGTTTCATTTCATCAATcaaaaattttgtttaaaagaaaaagtgttTGTGCAAAGGCAACATCTTAGTGACTTCGGGAAGTAGCATCTTCTTTTCTACCCGTCTCTAAATGGGCTGCCTAAATGCAACAAAATTCTTGATTTGTCTTTTTACTTTTACACATACACAATGTATGTTCTCTCCATTAAAAGCATATTCTAAATCAATTTTCCTTACTTCTTATCAATTATTTGTGATATCATTCTCTTTTGCTTCATCATCttgttcttttatttcttttgcaGAGCTATAATGGTTCTCAATCTATGGTTGAATATTCCCAAAAGATAGGTATGCTTCTAACTAAATTTATATCAATTGAATATTTTGTTAAAGAATATTCAGAAGTATGTGCGAATATTAAAAGGACCCCGAAGGAAAAATGGGAGTATAGATGCGGCAAGGCTTCAAGAAGCTGAATATTTGCATAAGAGATGGGGAGATGGCTGCCAAAGATCACTTAaatatattatcaattagaaaaTTGGTCCTTATGGAAAAAAATACAGCACTGATTTTTATTCCAATTGTAAGCAACACAAGCCACTTAGATATAGTACAACAGAGGTGGGAAAATCAACATAATCAAAAAGAGAGAATGCAAGAGAAACCCTTGGCTTCAATATATTGATAGGTAAATAACACCAATCCTATATAGTTGGCCTGGGAGGAAAACTCTTGCAAAATACACTCACCCACAATAAATTATCATCATTAACAGAAGGAATCCTTCTAGAAGAATTCCATAACATAATGAATTTTGAGAAGGAAATCAAGATACTCAAACCCAAAATCCAATTAAGGCTAATGAGTTGTCTTAACTGGAAGGTTGAAACATCTTGATCAATAACACATTTATATGCCAGATGAGCAATGCTCACCTTGGCATTTTTATACACATTAATAGTATATAAACataaatggaaaatacaaaGAATTAAATGACCTCCAATATATAAAAGGAAATAGTGTAGAAGTAGGGTTGGAAGAGTAGAGTGGAAATTAGGGGCACTTGGGCTTATTGCCATGGGTCCTGAGGCGAGCATAGCAAGGGCAAGCTTGGTGGTTGCCGTAAGTGCCGGGCGGGACGCAGTGACACCGACTGCAGCAAGTCCCACAAGCACGCATACATATCTTCTTTCTGAACACTTTGCTGCATCTCCTTGAACATTCACTTTTGCAATCTACCCCAAACCAATTCAACCCAACCTGATTGTTAATTTCACTCCAAATTTTGTGTTATAAGTttctttatataaaaaaagaaaaaaaaatgttctgTTACgtgtttagtttttaaaatctCCGTTGGGTGACTATTTTGTTCTTGACGTTTATGCTTGTTTTCTCCTAAATTGCTTACGGTTATTTTCAGATTTCTTCAAGAACCACTTGAAACTTTTGTCAAATTGTATGAATGAAAAGAAGTTTTTGAAAACTATAGTTccgttttgtaattttttgttttttgaaaattaagcataTAAACAATACCCATTTTGCACcaatttttattgttttgttatCTATTTTATATTAAGGTTTTTGAAAATCGCGTTCGATAACcatttggtttttgttttttttttttttaaatatgactacaaattaaaagtttaatgtTCTATTAGATACAAAATTCACTCTCCGTAGAATTgctaatttaaaaattacaatttCAAGGATGcagaaaacaataatttatacCTATATTAATCGAAAGTTTAAAGACTTATTTGACCGTCCTAAAATTTAAATAGGTTATACCTATATTAATTGAAAGTTTAAAGACCTATTTGACTAACTTACGATTTGAAAACCTATTCTAACACTcatttaagttgaaagaatAAATTTGTAATTCTCTATAtgtattattactattattatattttatggCAACTTACTGATTTTTGGCTGATAGTGATACTTTTTGCTGAGTGCTACTGTATTGGTCCCTGCATCCACCTGAATCCAATATAATGTCAGTATTCATATGAttgttataattattttcattcaCCTAACTTTTTGTTTTCCTAATTATTTAGGACATGTTATCATGACTTTAGCTTAATTAGTTAAGGTTGAGAACTAGGCTTAGAAATCCCATATATTCTTCTTTAACTCTTCATTTGTTCAAACTATGTTTATATGctcatcatttttcttatatatTAAGCCGAAATTGTATCTCGTTCCTTGATACTCTTGCGATGTTAAACCCTACTCGACCAAATTAATTTCAATGATTAAGGGGTATGTAGAGTAGAGTTATTAAAGTTTGTGAAGTATAATAGTTTATAGATCGTAATTGTTCGTGTTTGGGTATAAACTATTTTAGTCTCGTAAAATTGTATGTGCTTGAGGTGTATATTATTTTAGTCTGGGTAAATATAGTAAATACTGTAAAAAATAGTTAGTAATGTAGCAAATAGGGTTTCAAAATACTGATGTTATAGTCAATTGTAAAATATGATATATAGTTTAAAACGACAAGTTAATTAGAGCCGAGTGAGGTAGTCCACTCCAATAACTTTTAAGAGATTAGAATAACAAGTTGGAGTTGTTAAGTGGTGGTTGTTTCCAACAATTATTAGATATAATAAGCCTTAACAATAatctcaaaatttcaattcaatggATTGCAAAACATAGAAAAGGTAATGATGGAAAGGTAAAAAGTAAAGTAAGAGATATATAATATGGATGGTGAACACTCACAGTAGTGATAGCCTCTGAAAAACCCTACAACAAAATGcataaaagaattaaattcattaaatgaaatttgttaaataaaaatgtaaacatgtaaaaaatatatatacataaaaatagaaatattacCTGCAGGAGAAAGGAAAGAATAATGAAAATGCAAAGAAGACTGAGTGGCTTCATTTCTCTAAAAGGATATGTCTGAAAAGATAATTTGATTGATGAACTCAGGTGGCGAAGATGGTGGGATATATATAGGTGCAATGCCTCTCCAATGTAtatgggtttttctttttccatctcAAGACAAAAACGAGTAAAATTACATATTTGTCCTTTAATTTacatatattatttgttttttttttttttttaaatttttattgtcTTCTTCCTGCCATTAAGTGTTAAAagggaagagagaaaaaaaaaaggtcatcCAAGCAAAGTTTTGTTCCTTTTAACTTTATGCCAATCGTATCACTTTTCCACATTCTCATGCATACAATTCAAAGGCTTGTTTACAAGGTGGAGTGGTTCAAAAGAAACACCTCTCTCACAAAAACTCTAAGCTCGTCTTCATCCTTCTACCACTACATACGGTAGAAATAAGCAGAAAAATAGTAAAGAAACTCCAAACCTGAGGAAAGCTATAcatgagtaaaaaaaaaagttcttacAATGCACACAAAATCTCTCCCTACAACCCTAATTATAACCAACTTAAAAGTGCTTCAAATTGCAATGATTAGAAATcaaatatttgcttatttgaaccTTCTCACTTAACTTGAAGACGAGGACAATTGAGAACCTCTAGTATTTCCAAAACCTAGCAATTTCAAATCAGACAAATTTTAGTTTGATTTGAAAGATGGTGTTCTCATATCATGTTGTTAATGATGAATTAGGTGTGTTAGTTTGGATAATAAATGTGTCaataatataaatttagttCGATTGGCATAAAGTATTTGTTGTAGATTCCGATCTTTTGATCCTACAAGTTTTGTAATTCAATAGTAATCAAGCGATTGATATCGGTATCTTTATAATTTGTTTTGGCTTTACAGAGATGAGAATAAACAGCTGTGTTTAGTGATTCTTTGCATGAATCCAAAAGGCCAACATATATAAAGCAAAAAAGACATACTCCCATACACTTAGGTTGGGTCATTCTCCTACCACAAAAACACTCCAACATTATCAATTAGGCGAGCCTTCTACACACATACATGTATATCTTCGTTACGTCGTAATCAAATTCAAAACATAGAGGTATAAGATTTTAAAACCCTGGAACCAAGAAAAAAACAAACTCGAAAATCTAAAGACCAAAAAGGATTATTTTTCCCGTGTTTTTTTCACCATATAAGcttgttaattttattttattttattaactaAGATTATAGTTGGTTTGATCAATTTCTCGTATTTTCTTACTCTGAAGTTCATTTTCATTGGATTGTTTAAGAATAAGTTGAAAAGCAATTACAATTAAATTCTTAAAATTACAAGATTGGAAAATGGCATTCGTCGattaaaaatcctaaaatcGAACTTTGCCAAAAGGTAAAAATATAGGTCCTTCGGCCTTGAGTTA
This genomic window contains:
- the LOC103485417 gene encoding cypmaclein codes for the protein MKPLSLLCIFIILSFLLQGFSEAITTVDAGTNTVALSKKYHYQPKINCKSECSRRCSKVFRKKICMRACGTCCSRCHCVPPGTYGNHQACPCYARLRTHGNKPKCP